A genome region from Populus alba chromosome 5, ASM523922v2, whole genome shotgun sequence includes the following:
- the LOC118032458 gene encoding LOW QUALITY PROTEIN: probable ubiquitin-like-specific protease 2B (The sequence of the model RefSeq protein was modified relative to this genomic sequence to represent the inferred CDS: inserted 1 base in 1 codon) gives MVQLLMEMKEPLAFETGIDEIVSIESQNIQRFETVMIKLHILSKDAVQADNTQGMSGVEELEVVVVEPNWSXKWEEITYLNVKYSALLSVIHDMDIAMNGVDSLQQRRYFPSFDSEFEDVIYPKEDSDAVSISKRDVDLLQPETFINDTIIDFYIKYLKNQIPSEEKQRYHFFNSFFFRKLADLDKDPSNVKDGKAAFLRVHKWTRKVDMFGKDYIFIPVNFNLHWSLLVICHPGEIAGVKDEDTEISVKVPCILHMDPIKGTHAGLKNLVQSYLWEEWKERQKGSSEDMSSKFLNLRFVPLELPQQENSFDCGLFLLHYLELFLVEAPVNFSPFRINGFTKFLNGDWFPPAEASLKRTLIQRLISELLQNCSREVSSSGCSSEQQSNFPEINGKESGLELVSDRYSPDGACRVNLSSSGHGQGIEITLLGVSPMRNSHCVNDPGLVLREFFDPEVAAGSLLAHCPSFDQPSSYHHLNGTRSQIEEDDTETGFGADDSWNPGISLQADDNDSSSETSDCASDDSDVGIIENFPAKEDAGICQKEKFDQRKSPLMENVGCLTVSLASASGEMLENSAFGGIWNLRSTEEIDKIHDGSEHVSLASCQGNFSASLQEDPNLVEIVLNQDLEKEKVTRDNMQAIEGIHNLEGIDDTDRIRYDKENGNIATCQEKFSASLQEDHALVENGLHQDLQKTEGIENDMQTIGDDVMMVESDEQQAAKRPRRTS, from the exons GTGTTGAGGAGTTGGAGGTTGTGGTTGTTGAGCCAAATTGGT AGAAATGGGAAGAGATTACATATCTGAATGTGAAGTACTCAGCTCTACTGAGCGTTATACATGA CATGGATATTGCAATGAATGGAGTAGACTCACTTCAACAGAGGCGCTATTTTCCCAG TTTTGATTCAGAGTTTGAAGATGTTATCTATCCAAAAGAGGACTCGGATGCAGTTTCTATTAGTAAGAGAGATGTTGATCTATTACAACCAGAGACTTTCATCAATGATACAATCATTGACTTTTACATTAA GTATTTGAAGAATCAGATTCCATCTGAGGAGAAGCAAAGATACCATTTTTTCAATAGCTTTTTCTTTAGGAAGCTTGCTGATCTTGACAAAGATCCATCCAATGTGAAAGATGGCAAAGCTGCATTTTTACGTGTCCATAAATGGACCAGAAAAGTGGATATGTTTGGAAAAGACTACATTTTCATTCCTGTAAACTTCAA TCTTCACTGGAGTTTATTAGTAATATGCCATCCGGGTGAAATAGCTGGTGTGAAAG ATGAAGACACAGAAATATCTGTCAAAGTACCATGTATATTGCACATGGATCCTATCAAAGGAACTCATGCAGGTCTCAAAAATCTTGTTCAAAG TTATTTATGGGAAGAATGGAAAGAGAGGCAGAAGGGCTCATCTGAAGACATGTCTTcaaaattcttgaatttgcGGTTTGTCCCACTTGAG CTGCCACAGCAGGAAAATTCATTTGATTGTGGCCTGTTCCTGCTTCATTATCTGGAGCTCTTTTTGGTAGAGGCCCCAGTGAATTTTAGTCCATTCAGAATAAACGGGTTTACTAAGTTT CTTAATGGGGATTGGTTTCCTCCTGCTGAAGCTTCTCTCAAGCGTACACTTATCCAGAGGCTAATCTCTGAGCTGCTTCAAAATTGTTCTCGGGAAGTTTCTTCTAGTGGTTGCAGCAGTGAACAACAGTCTAATTTCCCTGAAATTAATGGGAAAGAATCTGGATTGGAGCTTGTTTCAGACAGATACTCTCCTGATGGAGCTTGTCGTGTTAATTTATCAAGCTCTGGCCATGGTCAGGGCATTGAAATTACTCTATTGGGAGTATCACCTATGAGGAATTCTCATTGTGTTAATGATCCTGGCCTGGTTCTCAGGGAATTTTTTGATCCGGAAGTTGCTGCTGGATCATTACTTGCACATTGTCCATCCTTTGACCAGCCATCGTCTTATCACCACCTTAATGGTACTAGGTCACAGATAGAG GAGGATGATACTGAAACTG GTTTTGGAGCTGATGATTCTTGGAATCCAGGGATTTCTTTGCAAGCAGATGACAATGATTCATCTTCAGAAACATCAGACTGTGCCTCTGATGATTCAGATGTAGGAATCATTGAAAATTTTCCAGCCAAGGAAGATGCAGGTATTTGTCAGAAAGAGAAATTTGATCAACGAAAATCTCCTTTGATGGAAAATGTAGGGTGTTTGACCGTAAGCCTTGCTTCTGCCTCTGGCGAGATGCTTGAGAATTCTGCCTTTGGAGGTATTTGGAACCTTAGAAGTACTGAGGAGATTGACAAGATACATGATGGCAGTGAGCATGTTAGCCTTGCATCTTGTCAGGGAAATTTCTCAGCATCACTGCAAGAAGACCCCAACTTGGTAGAGATTGTGTTGAATCAAGatttggaaaaggaaaaggtcaCTCGGGATAATATGCAAGCAATTGAAGGTATACATAACCTTGAAGGTATTGATGACACTGACAGGATTCGCTATGACAAAGAAAATGGCAACATTGCTACTTGTCAGGAAAAATTTTCTGCATCATTGCAAGAAGACCACGCTTTGGTAGAGAATGGATTGCATCAAGATTTGCAAAAGACTGAGGGCATTGAGAATGATATGCAAACGATTGGTGATGATGTGATGATGGTAGAATCAGATGAACAGCAAGCTGCAAAGAGGCCCAGGCGTACCTCCTGA